In bacterium, the following are encoded in one genomic region:
- a CDS encoding sugar phosphate nucleotidyltransferase: MKILIMAGGRGTRLWPLSRTEKPKQFQKLISDKTMLQETAERLLPLGSWSDIYISTSSYYVKEVQKELPNVLKENIIDEPVSRERASSIALSTAFFIKRCPDETVVIFPADHLIKKDKTLISAIKDGVAFLEKNSDYLLTIGVKPDAVDTGLGYIKKGGIFSKKGKRSVYKVEKFIEKPDLETAQKLIKSGEYFWNSGIYICKPKNLIEKYRKFVPDTYERILKFINAVDTLEYREVLEKEYPGSDPISFEYSIVENDNKVLMMPTDLGWSDIGSWAVLKDSLVKHNNKNFVKAAHLDIGSKDLLVYGSPKKLIATVGLKGLIIVDTPDVILICDKSQSQDVKKIVAMLEKTNGEKHL, translated from the coding sequence ATGAAAATTCTTATTATGGCTGGCGGACGCGGTACGCGCCTTTGGCCTTTAAGTAGGACAGAAAAACCCAAGCAATTTCAAAAATTGATCAGCGACAAAACAATGCTTCAGGAAACAGCGGAAAGATTGTTGCCACTGGGTTCATGGAGCGATATTTATATTTCCACCAGTTCTTATTATGTAAAAGAAGTGCAAAAAGAGCTGCCGAACGTTTTAAAAGAAAATATTATTGATGAGCCTGTTAGCAGAGAGCGCGCTTCCAGTATCGCTTTGTCTACCGCATTTTTTATCAAGCGATGCCCCGACGAAACAGTAGTAATTTTTCCGGCGGATCATCTGATAAAAAAAGACAAAACTTTGATTTCCGCTATTAAAGACGGGGTTGCTTTTTTGGAAAAAAATTCTGATTATCTTTTGACGATTGGAGTAAAACCGGATGCCGTCGATACAGGGCTTGGATATATAAAAAAAGGAGGAATATTTTCAAAAAAGGGCAAACGATCGGTTTATAAAGTGGAAAAGTTTATAGAAAAACCGGATCTTGAAACCGCTCAAAAACTTATTAAGAGCGGAGAGTATTTTTGGAATTCCGGAATTTATATTTGCAAGCCGAAAAATTTGATTGAAAAATATAGAAAATTCGTACCGGATACCTATGAACGGATATTAAAATTCATAAACGCCGTTGATACTCTCGAATATCGGGAAGTTTTGGAAAAAGAATATCCCGGAAGCGACCCTATTTCTTTTGAATATAGCATTGTTGAAAACGATAATAAGGTTTTGATGATGCCGACGGATTTAGGCTGGAGCGATATCGGCAGCTGGGCGGTGCTCAAAGATTCTCTGGTAAAGCATAATAATAAAAATTTCGTTAAAGCCGCTCATTTGGATATCGGTTCAAAAGATCTTTTGGTTTACGGTTCGCCGAAAAAATTGATCGCCACTGTGGGCTTGAAAGGCCTGATAA